One segment of Streptomyces sp. NBC_01463 DNA contains the following:
- a CDS encoding GPP34 family phosphoprotein, which produces MTTARNLLVITMDMAGDHPVRSGELSLALAGAELIDLAVDGAVELREDRIVPGAGPASSDATAHEPADELLQQASAALRRDEPYESVGDWLWRRGEGLSGTYAAAFEAAGLLTRQRRRGRPFQSGELVLAESSARHRAAELWSSAEPVLMTLAEAVGVPDERPHDTPEVTDDSVALILATVSDALLELEGERQKRDIEQKAFDNIWRGPGG; this is translated from the coding sequence ATGACCACAGCGCGGAACCTTCTCGTGATCACCATGGACATGGCCGGAGACCACCCCGTCAGATCGGGTGAGCTGTCGCTCGCCCTGGCGGGGGCCGAACTGATCGACCTGGCCGTGGACGGCGCGGTCGAGCTGCGCGAGGACCGCATCGTGCCCGGCGCGGGTCCCGCATCCTCGGACGCCACGGCGCACGAGCCCGCGGACGAGCTGTTGCAACAGGCCTCCGCGGCGCTGCGCCGGGACGAGCCGTACGAGTCGGTCGGTGACTGGCTGTGGCGCCGGGGAGAAGGGCTGTCCGGGACCTACGCCGCCGCCTTCGAGGCAGCGGGGCTGCTGACCCGGCAGCGTCGGCGCGGGCGCCCCTTCCAGTCCGGTGAACTGGTACTCGCGGAGTCGTCCGCCCGCCATCGGGCCGCGGAGCTGTGGTCCTCCGCCGAGCCGGTCCTCATGACGCTCGCGGAAGCCGTGGGCGTCCCCGACGAGCGGCCCCATGACACTCCCGAGGTGACCGACGACTCGGTGGCCCTCATCCTGGCCACCGTGAGCGACGCCCTGCTGGAACTGGAGGGCGAGCGGCAGAAGCGCGACATCGAGCAGAAGGCGTTCGACAACATCTGGCGCGGTCCCGGCGGATAA